One genomic window of Pseudomonas chlororaphis subsp. piscium includes the following:
- a CDS encoding MotA/TolQ/ExbB proton channel family protein — protein MNDSLTSLIVPGVLWALVLFSVVSWALLLVKSAQYLRQKTQNRQFSKAFWSAPDLLTAAEHASQYPGSLARIASSGFEALLVEESPRTTQQLAHTINRADRLERNLRQQIQKERRALESGQAVLASIGSTAPFIGLFGTVWGIMEALQSIGASGSASLETVAGPIGHALIATGVGIAVAVPAVLIYNFFLRRLKLASASMDDFAHDFDALAQRSAFAISRQAIASKTAHAVREAS, from the coding sequence ATGAACGATTCCCTGACATCCCTGATTGTCCCCGGCGTGCTCTGGGCCCTGGTGCTGTTTTCCGTGGTCAGCTGGGCACTGCTGCTGGTCAAGTCGGCGCAGTACCTGCGGCAGAAGACCCAGAACCGGCAGTTCAGCAAAGCCTTCTGGAGCGCCCCGGACCTGCTCACCGCCGCCGAGCACGCCAGCCAGTACCCTGGCTCCCTGGCGCGCATCGCCAGCAGCGGTTTCGAAGCCTTGCTGGTGGAGGAGTCGCCACGCACCACCCAGCAACTGGCCCACACCATCAACCGCGCCGACCGCCTGGAACGCAACCTGCGCCAGCAGATCCAGAAGGAGCGCCGGGCCCTGGAAAGCGGCCAGGCGGTGCTCGCCAGTATCGGCAGCACCGCGCCCTTCATCGGCCTGTTCGGCACGGTCTGGGGGATCATGGAGGCCTTGCAGAGTATCGGCGCCAGCGGTTCGGCCAGCCTGGAAACCGTGGCCGGGCCGATCGGCCATGCATTGATCGCCACCGGCGTGGGCATCGCCGTCGCCGTGCCGGCGGTGCTGATCTACAACTTCTTCCTGCGTCGCCTGAAGCTGGCCTCGGCCAGCATGGACGACTTCGCCCATGACTTCGACGCCCTGGCCCAGCGCAGCGCCTTCGCCATCAGCCGCCAGGCCATCGCCAGCAAGACCGCCCACGCCGTACGGGAGGCCAGCTGA